The DNA sequence ATTGGTCATGTTGCACATATAAATAACATTCCATTTTTAATTATAAGAAGTATTTCTGATAATGCAGATGATAATTTTACAAATTATATAGATTTCGAAAAAACATCAGCTAATAATTCAGCTTTTTTAGTATTAAATATTTTAGATTTTTTAGCCAAAACTTAAATACCCTTAAAGATTGATATAAATTTAAAATACTTTAAGAATTTAATTTTAATTATAACTAAAAATAGTTCATAAATTTATAATATATTAATCATAACTACAAAGTTACCTAACTAAAAATAATATAAACTTATGAACTATAAATGTGTTTTTATTAGTTTATTGTTAAAATTTTAATACAAGACATTTTCATATTTTTTTAGAATTTTAAAAATTGAAATACCTATACAAACTATTCCAAATATAATTATTAAATATATCATTGCTGGATTAACAGCTATTAATTTAGGAATTACCAATACTCCAAGTAGATTGAAAGTTATATGAACAATAATACTTCCAACTAAAGACTCAGAATAAACATATATTAAAGCTAATGCTATTCCTAATATAAAAGTATATATTCCTTGAACAATATTTCCATGTACTAACCCAAATACTAGAGCTTGACCAATAACTGCTCCTATTAAATTATATTTTTCTCTCAAATATCCAAAGATGACATGTCTAAAAAATATTTCTTCATATATAGGTATTAAAACTATAGCTAATATTAATTGGCTCCAATAATTACTAGCTAATTGAATTTGGGCTGTTACATTTTTATAATCTGGGAAAATTTGGCTTAGTATTCCAGATAAAATTAATAAAACTACACTACAACCAATTCCGAATAAGCTAATATTAATTGCATCTTTCATGCTTATCTTTTTAAAAATATCTTTACTTAATATTTTTTTATTAAAGTTTAAAAATATTAAATGTACTAAAATTAATGTAATTAAATCACCTATAAAAACCAAAGTATATAAGTTTTGATTTAATTCATTAGGATTTTTAGCAAACACAGCAAATATAGATAAAACTATATTTGTCATTATAACATTTAATACGAGTAGGCCTAGGCATAGACCTATAGATTTTAAAAGTTTTTTCATAATATTCTCCTTAAACCATACCATTCATAATTAAATAATATGAAAGTGCAAAGTATCCAATTGCTAAAATTAATCCTATTATGCTTAAAACAAAACCTATTTTATATGCTTTACAATTATATTTTTTTATATTTTTAGAAGAGATTACTATCCCAAACCCACTTATAATTAACCCTAATATTGGTATAAGCCAAGCTATTAAACTCAGAACACCTAAAATAATTGGGGCTTTAGATTTTTTTGCTTCCAATTCCATGATTTCTCCTCCGTCTATTTACTAGTTTTTTATTTAATACTTTTACCATAAATTAACACATTTTAATACTAAAATGGACTGAAATAATGTTTTAATGGAGTGAAATTAAAGTTTTCTTATATTTGGTGGGCTAAAATGGATAATTTTGAGGATGAACGCTTAAAGTTTAATAAATATAGGGCTGGATCAATAGCTTTTAGGCTATGTCTTTTAATAGCATTTGTATTAAGTGTATTAAGTTTTTTACAACCAAATTTAACATTTGAGTTACTTTGTAGAACACAATTGTTAATATTAGCATTAACTTTTGCAGTATCTGTAAATATATGGGCATTTTTAACTTATAGATTTGATATGAAATCATAAAAACCATTACAAAGATGATTAGTATTTAAATACAACTTTTTTAAAGCCTTAAATTTAGATATAATTAGACTAATGACTTTAATATAAATAGGAATTTGAGGTGAAACATTATGAATAAATACACAAAAGAAGAATTATCAAAGGCACTACAAGTTGTAACTTCAACTATAAACAAATGTGAAAAAATACATCCCAAATTTGCAAAAGGAACTTCTCAACATACACTTCTTAAAAATAGAATAAAAGCTATGAATATTTCAAAAGAATTAATAACAGGTGAAAATGTTATGGATAAATATACAAAAGAAGAATTAAAAGATGCTATACGACCAGTAGATTCAGTTATTAGTAAATGTGAAAAAGCCCAGTCAAAATTTGATGAAGGGACATCTTTTTACAACCGATTCAAGAAAATAATAGACGCAATGTATATTTCAAAATCACTTATAACAGATGAAATTAATAAAAGAGATTAATTGATATGATTACCTAAACTTATAGAAATTAATTTTATATACTAGGTATTAAAGGCATTAATATTTAATGCCATTTTTTATGTAAAATGTAGTTTAGTTTTAAGTATTTGTAATATATGTAGGTTTATATGCAAGATAGTGTTTACCATGTAGACACTATGCTTTTATATTCATACAATTAAATTATAGAAAGGAGGTTGTTATGAAGGTTAATCATATTAAAGATAATTTAGTAGATGAAACAAGTGTAAATGTTATAACGAATGAATTTAATAAAAATGACTATATGTATATAAAAGATTTAATATTATCCTCAAGTTCAAATATTATGGGGAGGGATTTAGACACTGGTATAGATTTTAAGGTAACTGATAAGGATATTATTTACTTTGAAACTTATGGACGAGATGTTTGTTTTATAACTGTTGAAAATAAGTTATTAGTTTTAAAATTATCTATGAAAAAACTTGAAGAACTATTATCAAATCGAAGGTATTTCATCAAGGTGAATAAAACTACGATTATTAATGTTAATCATGTTGAGGAGGTTAGTTATCACTCTAATATGAGATTTCAGATATTATTAAGCAATGAGTATAAGCAGGTTGTTAATAGGAGTTATTTTAATAATTTTAAAAAATGCATAGAGGAGGTTTATAATAAATGAAAAGTTGCACTTCTAGATTTTTTACGATTTTAGCACAGTGCCTTGTTGTGTTTATGATATATGGAGTATTTACAGCAAGTAGAGATATTTCTGTTTGGATACTTAGTGTTTTAGGAATATCTTTTTTATTTGCATATTCAGTAGCTATCGTTTATCCAAAGTTGGTAAATAAGTTTGGAGAGAGACATTTTAAGTTAATATTGTTTTTTCAGAATTTAATTTTATCAACAATATTATTTCTAGTAGCAAATATGTTAGGGTATGTAACTAGTTATATTAGCTTTTTAATTCAGTATATTTTAATAGCTTTGATTACTTATTATATTAATAAGACAATTTATATAAAAGAGATAAATGATTTAAATGAGTTTATACAAAATGCTAAAAGATAAATGTTTTACTATATTAATATAATATTAGACGTTTGATAATATTTAATATTAAACTATTTGATTTAGTAAATAATTAAACTATATAAATTTTAGGGTTTGTTTAAACAAAGGATAACAAGTATAAATATTAAAAAGAGTGATTATTGCAGGTGATTTATGCCTAATATAATTACTCTTTTTTTTCTTATTTAATATTTTAAATATAAAAATCTAATCCATATGTTGACAACTATAATTGTCATAACATATAATAAAATTGACAAATATAGTTGTCATAGTGACAATAAAAATAGTCAGGAGGGGTTAAATGCCATTAAATAATCGTTTAAAAGAATATAGAGCTAAAATTAATGTAAATCAAACTGAAATGGGAAGTTTAGTTGGAGTATCTAGACAAACAATAAGTCAAATTGAACGTGGAGACTATTCCCCTTCAGTAACTTTAGCATTAAAAATAGCTAAGGTTTTCAATGTAAGTGTGGAAGATATTTTTAGTTATGAGGAGGAGGATTGTAATGAATAATAGCCGTGTAGATGAAATAAAAAAGGAAGATAAGAAAGCTTTTAAAGGTTTTCTTATTATAATAATAATTGGTGCAATTGTAGGGTGGATTCTAGGTTTTATGTCGGTGCATTTAAAGGAATTTCTAGGAAGTAGTGTTCCTAGATTAATAACAAATATATTTGAGATAATTACACCATTTGCAAGCCTTGCACTTTCAATATTATTAATAATAGTAAGCCAGATAATCTATAAGGACTCACGAAAAAAATATGCTTTATGGAAAGAGGCAAATGATGATGATGATACAATAGATAAAATTGAAATAAAATTATCATATATACTATTATTTACTTCTATAAATACAATTTTAGGATTTTTCTTCTTTGGAATAGGAGTTATGTTAGCACCTTTTGATAATGTAGATGGAGGTCTTAGTCATATAAAAGTTAT is a window from the Paraclostridium sordellii genome containing:
- a CDS encoding CPBP family intramembrane glutamic endopeptidase, with the protein product MKKLLKSIGLCLGLLVLNVIMTNIVLSIFAVFAKNPNELNQNLYTLVFIGDLITLILVHLIFLNFNKKILSKDIFKKISMKDAINISLFGIGCSVVLLILSGILSQIFPDYKNVTAQIQLASNYWSQLILAIVLIPIYEEIFFRHVIFGYLREKYNLIGAVIGQALVFGLVHGNIVQGIYTFILGIALALIYVYSESLVGSIIVHITFNLLGVLVIPKLIAVNPAMIYLIIIFGIVCIGISIFKILKKYENVLY
- a CDS encoding DUF3796 domain-containing protein; this translates as MDNFEDERLKFNKYRAGSIAFRLCLLIAFVLSVLSFLQPNLTFELLCRTQLLILALTFAVSVNIWAFLTYRFDMKS
- a CDS encoding helix-turn-helix transcriptional regulator; protein product: MPLNNRLKEYRAKINVNQTEMGSLVGVSRQTISQIERGDYSPSVTLALKIAKVFNVSVEDIFSYEEEDCNE
- a CDS encoding DUF3169 family protein translates to MNNSRVDEIKKEDKKAFKGFLIIIIIGAIVGWILGFMSVHLKEFLGSSVPRLITNIFEIITPFASLALSILLIIVSQIIYKDSRKKYALWKEANDDDDTIDKIEIKLSYILLFTSINTILGFFFFGIGVMLAPFDNVDGGLSHIKVICFIIGFVISIASSILIQKKIVNLEKEINPLLKGSVYDAKFTKKWIDSCDEAIRLGIFKSAYKAFSSVSITCLILWVFCILGYGLWDFGIMPMVMVTIIWLVQTISYCRESIKQSKVR
- a CDS encoding LytTR family DNA-binding domain-containing protein, with translation MKVNHIKDNLVDETSVNVITNEFNKNDYMYIKDLILSSSSNIMGRDLDTGIDFKVTDKDIIYFETYGRDVCFITVENKLLVLKLSMKKLEELLSNRRYFIKVNKTTIINVNHVEEVSYHSNMRFQILLSNEYKQVVNRSYFNNFKKCIEEVYNK